The following proteins are encoded in a genomic region of Populus nigra chromosome 16, ddPopNigr1.1, whole genome shotgun sequence:
- the LOC133675963 gene encoding coatomer subunit delta-like codes for MVVLAASIVSKNGKVLVSRQFVDMSRIRIEGLLAAFPKLIGSGKQHTYVETENVRYVYQPIEAMYLLLVTNKQSNILEDLDTLRLLSKLVPEYTMSLDEEGICQTAFELIFAFDEVISLGHKENVTVAQVKQYCEMESHEEKLHKLVLQNKIDETKRRMKEEASKIDQMKIEKNRGNKGGFMSSMGSGRIESSFNDMSISSGGGGGFGSGSGFGLTSDVDSFSSKPKGRQPSSATAPPKGLGMKLGKTQRTNQFLESLKAEGEMIVEDVQPSKSTQYTSAAQKLTDPVTLTAEEKLNVTLKRDGGMSHFDVQGHLSLQILNQEDGLIQVQIETGGNPGVIFKTHPNVNKELFANENILGLRDPSRPFPACQTGDAGVGLLKWRMQSVDESMVPLTINCWPSESGNETYVSIEYEASSMFDLRNVVIAVPLPALREAPNVRQIDGEWKYDARNSILEWSILLIDNSNRSGSMEFVVPSGDSSAFFPITVQFSATSTYSELKVANILPLKGGAPPKFSQRTQLITENYQVV; via the exons ATG GTTGTGCTTGCGGCTTCTATAGTGAGCAAGAATGGTAAAG TGCTTGTTTCGAGGCAGTTTGTGGACATGTCTCGGATAAGAATTGAAGGTCTCCTTGCTGCTTTTCCCAAGTTGATAGGGTCTGGAAAGCAGCATACTTATGTTGAGACTGAGAATGTGCGTTATGTTTACCAGCCAATAGAGGCTATGTACTTGCTGCTTGTTACGAATAAACAGAGCAACATTCTTGAAGATTTGGACACTCTGAGGCTGCTCTCTAAACTG GTACCTGAGTATACCATGTCTCTTGATGAAGAGGGTATTTGTCAAACAGCTTTTGAGCTGATCTTTGCATTTGATGAGGTTATCTCTCTTGGGCACAAGGAAAATGTTACTGTTGCCCAGGTTAAGCAGTACTGTGAGATGGAGAGTCATGAAGAGAAATTGCACAAGCTGGTATTGCAGAATAAGATTGATGAGACCAAGCGTAGAATGAAGGAAGAAGCTAGTAAGATTGACCAAATGAAG aTTGAAAAGAATAGAGGTAATAAAGGAGGTTTTATGTCTTCAATGGGCTCTGGAAGAATTGAGAGCAGCTTTAATGATATGAGCATTTCCAGTGGCGGAGGAGGTGGTTTTGGAAGTGGATCTGGGTTTGGATTGACCAGTGATGTTGACTCATTTTCCAGCAAGCCTAAAG GTCGTCAACCTTCATCTGCCACTGCTCCTCCCAAAGGCCTTGGCATGAAGCTCGGCAAAACCCAAAGGACAAACCAGTTTTTGGAATCCTTGAAAGCAGAAGGTGAAATGATCGTTGAAGATGTGCAGCCATCGAAATCAACCCAGTATACATCAGCTGCTCAAAAACTAACTGATCCTGTCACTTTGACTGCTGAGGAGAAACTCAATGTCACTCTAAAACGGGATGGTGGAATGAGTCACTTTGATGTTCAAGGGCATTTATCACTTCAAATTCTTAACCAAGAAGACGGGCTCATCCAAGTTCAG ATTGAAACTGGGGGGAATCCAGGTGTCATTTTCAAGACACATCCTAACGTGAACAAAGAATTATTTGCTAATGAAAACATTTTGGGCTTGAGGGATCCCAGCAGACCTTTCCCCGCTTGTCAAACTGGGGATGCAGGTGTTGGTCTTTTGAAGTGGAGAATGCAAAGTGTTGATGAGTCAATGGTGCCCTTGACAA TCAACTGCTGGCCATCTGAGTCTGGAAATGAAACATATGTCAGCATCGAGTATGAAGCGTCATCCATGTTTGATCTACGAAATGTTGTGATCGCAGTTCCTCTACCAGCCCTTCGAGAGGCACCAAATGTTAGGCAGATTGATGGGGAATGGAA GTACGACGCAAGAAATTCCATCCTAGAATGGTCCATTCTTCTCATTGATAACTCAAACCGCAG TGGATCAATGGAGTTTGTTGTGCCATCAGGAGACTCATCGGCATTCTTTCCCATTACTGTTCAGTTTTCAGCCACTAGCACATACAGTGAGCTAAAG GTTGCCAATATCCTGCCCCTGAAAGGTGGAGCTCCTCCCAAGTTTTCCCAGAGGACTCAATTGATCACAGAGAATTACCAAGTGGTCTGA
- the LOC133675443 gene encoding membrane steroid-binding protein 2-like, with amino-acid sequence MGLYATAMETMEAYTGLSPAAFFTIAAVMVVVYKIVCSMFVDPEEFDKKPINASGSMATNQPPPPQPQPPTIQEPVQLGDVTEEELRAYDGSDPNKPLLMAIKGKIYDVSRSRMFYGPGGPYALFAGREASRALALMSFDPRDLNGNLEGLSEPELEVLQDWEYKFMEKYVKVGQLVGTDQAVNGGDVQESEKHD; translated from the exons ATGGGCCTCTACGCAACTGCAATGGAAACCATGGAAGCATACACAGGCCTATCACCGGCAGCTTTTTTCACGATTGCCGCCGTTATGGTGGTGGTTTACAAGATAGTTTGCAGCATGTTTGTGGACCCAGAAGAGTTTGACAAGAAGCCCATCAACGCGAGTGGTAGCATGGCCACCAaccaaccaccaccaccacaaccacaaccaccAACAATTCAGGAGCCAGTTCAGTTGGGAGATGTTACCGAAGAAGAATTGAGAGCTTATGATGGTTCAGATCCTAATAAGCCTCTTCTCATGGCTATCAAAGGCAAGATCTATGATGTCTCTCGCTCCAG GATGTTTTATGGTCCTGGTGGTCCATATGCATTGTTTGCTGGAAGGGAAGCTAGCAGGGCCTTAGCACTCATGTCTTTTGACCCCCGAGATCTTAATGGGAACCTTGAAGGCTTAAGCGAACCTGAGCTTGAAGTTTTACAGGACTGGGAATATAAATTCATGGAAAAATATGTGAAGGTCGGGCAGCTTGTGGGCACTGATCAAGCTGTTAATGGAGGTGATGTCCAAGAGAGTGAGAAACATGACTGA